The segment GGAGATGAAAGGCAGCGGAACACCGATCACGGGAAGCAAACCTGCCACCATGGCCATGTTGATGACGGCTTGCCCCAGCATCCAAGCCATGATCGATCCGCCCAACACACGGGCGAACAAGTCTTCCTGGTGGCTCACGACTCGATAGATGGCAACGGCCAGCAACGCGAAGAGCACCAAGACCACGATGGTTCCCACCAGGCCGAGTTCCTCCCCGATGACCGCGAAGATGAAGTCATTGTGGGCTTCAGGGATCCACTGGTACTTTTGCCGGCTCTGGCCGAGCCCCACGCCAAGCCAACCACCGGAAGCCAGCGCGTTCATGCCCTGTTCACTCTGGAAGCCAATGTCGCTTGCCCCCGCGCAGCTCTGCCCCATCCACGATGTAATACGGCACATCCGGTTTCCGCTGGTGGCCGCGAGTATCAGGGCTGCAGCGGCGGCAACACCACCCGCCGCAGCGAAGAGCTTCAGATTGACGCCGCCGAAAAACAGGCCGGCAGCCATAATGAGCATGACCACCAGCGAGGTGCCGAGGTCGTGGCCTGCAACGATCAGGCCAATGATGCAAAACGAGACCGGGACGATCGGGACCAGTGCGTGCGTCCACTTGTCGAGGAGCTTTGCCTTCACCGAAAGGACCGTGGCCATCCAGAGCACTAGCGCGAATTTGGCATACTCCGACGGCTGGAAGGTGAACCCACCTATCTCGATCCAGTTCTGGTTGCCCAGGACCCGCTTACCGATCACCAGGACGAGCATCAACAAGGCAACGGCAAGCACAATGGCCGGCCACGCGAACCTCTTCAGCCACAGGACGTTGACTCGTGAAAGCACCAGCATTGCAACGATGCCGATACCGGCAAACATGCCTTGCTTTGTGGCGATGGAGTATGGGGATTCCCCGGCCGCAATCGATTCGACGCTGGAGGCGGACAGGACCATGATGATCCCGATGGCCGTCAATGCGAGTGTCGCGCCAAGGATCAGGTAATAGGTAGAGCCGTTAGTCGGCTTGCCGTTTCCTTCGAGGTTCGACCAAAATCCGGCGACCCCGGACCGAATACGCGACGGTAGCGAGGCTCGAGCAGCGCCTGCCGCGCGTCCAGCAGGGGCTGCCTTAGCGGCCCGAGTCCGCCCGGGCCCCCTGCGCGTGGGCGTGCTGACCATTGCTACTCCTCGGTGGTCTGTGCCTGGCCTTCCACAAGATCGCGCACTGCCCGGATGAAAGCATCGCCACGGTGAGCGTAGGAAGAGAACTGGTCCATGGAGGCAGCCGCCGGGGCCATCAGCACAGTATCGCCGGACACGGCGATACTGGCTGCCGACTCGACAGCGTGGGCCATGACGGTGTCGCCGAAGATCGGAGACGGTTCCGCGGCGGCACCAGCTGAATCGGCGGACTGCACCATTTCAGTGTCGCTCTTGGGCTGCCCGATTACGGGCACATCCGGCGCGTGTCGTTGGAGGGAGGCTTCAAGATCCGCGGTATCGGATCCGATCAGCACCACGGCCTTGAGCCTGCGTGCGTTGCCCTTGACCAAGTCGTCATAGTTGACGCCCTTGGACAATCCGCCCGCAATCCAAACGACGTTCCTGAATGCCGACAGGGCCGCCGAGGCGGCGTGTGGATTGGTCGCCTTGGAATCGTTGACCCAAAGCACACCGTTCTGCCTAGCCACAGGCTGGATCCGGTGGTCTCCCGGGAGATAGTTCCTGAGACCCTCGCGCACTGCCGCCGGATCCACGCCATAAGCGCGCACCAGTGCCGCAGCAGCCAGAGCGTTGGCAACCATATGGCGTGGAGCAGCCAGGCCCAGATCCGCCAGCGCGGCAAGTTCCACGGCGGAGCTCTTGCGTTCTTCGAGGAACGCACGGTCCACGAGCAACCCCTCGACGACGCCGAGCATGCTCACGGCCGGAGTCAATGTGGTGAAGCCGATTGCCCGGCAGCCCTCCACTACGTCGGCGTTTTCCACCATGCGTTCGGTCTCGATCTGCTCGGCGTTGTAGATGCACGCCTTCTGGGTGTTCTTGAAGATCTTCGCCTTGTCCGCGAGGTAGGACTCGTAGGATCCGTGCCAGTCAACGTGGTCCTCCGCAACATTGAGGCAGACACTGGCGACCGGAGAGATCGACTCACTCCAGTGCAGCTGGAAGCTGGAGAGTTCAACCGCGAAAGCATCGTATTCCACCGGGTCGCGGAGGGCATCAAGGATGGGAGTGCCCACATTCCCCACGGCGATCGCTTTGAGGCCCGATGCCTGCAGCATGGCCTCGGTCATGCCCACCGTGGTGGTTTTGCCGTTGGTACCGGTGATCGTGAGCCAGTCCGCGGTCTTGTGGCCTTTGCGTTCGCGCACCCGCCATGCGAGTTCGACGTCGCCCCACACTGGCACGTGGGCACGCTTGGCAGCTGCCAGGAGGGACTGGTCCGGGCGCCAGCCCGGTGACGTCACCACAAGTTCGGCCTTTTCACCGTCCACCAAAGGCAACTTCTTGACGGCGTCCTGGCCGAGGAGGACGTCGGCAGCGCCCACGATCTTCAAGGTATCCGCCTGGGCCGCGGCCTTAGCGCTCGTGGCGGCGTCGACCACCACCACCCGCGCACCGAGTTCGATAAGGGTGTCGGCGGCAGCGAAACCGGAGACGCCGATGCCCGTCACAACGACGCGCAGGCCTTTCCATTCGGAATCCCAGCTGACGAGGTTCTCAAGCCGGTCATTGGCCGAAGGTTTGGTTTCAGGAATTGCGCTCACAGCAGCACCACCCATTCAGCATAGAAAATCCCAAGGCCGGCGGCCACGAACAGGCCACAAAGAATCCAGAATCGGACAACCACCGTGATCTCGGCCCAACCCTTGAGTTCGAAATGATGTTGCAGGGGGGCCATTTTAAAGACCCGCTTACCCTTGGTGACTTTGAAATAGCCCACCTGGATGATGACGGACAGGGTGATCAGGACGAAGAGGCCGCCGATGATCCCCAAGAGAAGCTCGGTGCGGGAGAGGATCGCAAAGCCGGCCACCGCGCCGCCGATGGCCAGGGAACCGGTGTCACCCATGAAGATCTTTGCCGGGGATGTGTTCCACCAAAGGAAGCCCACCAGCGCAGCACTGCAGATAGCCGCCAAGAGTGCCAGGTCAAGCGGATCACGGACCGAATAGCAGCCGCTGCCCGCTTCGCGCGGTGAACCACAAGCCTGGTTGTTTTGCCAGATTCCCATGAGTGTGTAGGCCCCGAAGACCATGATCGAGGCGCCCGCGGCGAGGCCGTCCAATCCGTCTGTCAGGTTGACGCCGTTGGTCGCTGCGGTGACGATCAGGTTCGACCAGATGACGAACAGGATGGCTCCCAGGACGGTACCTCCGAAGGCCAGGTTCAGCCACGGAATGTCGCGCACCAGGGAAATATGCGTGGAGGCCGGTGTAATCCCCTGGGAGTCGGGGAAGTTCAGGACCAGCACGGCGAAGACAATACCGACGAACGCTTGGAGGATCAACTTGGCTTTGGCATTGAGCCCCAGGCTGCGTTGCTTCGATATCTTGATGAAGTCATCGAGGAAACCAACGAATCCCATGCCGACCATAAGGAACAACAACAACAAGCCTGAAGCGGACGGCCCCGGTGAATGCGGATTCATCATCCACATGATCAGGTGGGTCACTCCGTAGCTGATGAGAACTGCGGCCACCACGACGGTGCCGCCCATCGTGGGTGTACCACGTTTGGTGTGGTGGGACGTGGGGCCGTCGTCCCGGATGAACTGGCCGTAGCCCTTGGTGACAAGGAACCGGATGAAGAGTGGTGTTCCGATCAAGGCCACCAGGAGGGCGACGCCTGCGCCGATCAACAGTGCAATCACAGCAGCTCGTTCCCTTCATTGGCGGCAGTCGCAGTCGCGGTGTTCGCACTCGTTCCGGCTTGTGGGGGTAATGCTATCCGATCCCCCAAATACCGCAGGCCGACTCCGTTCGAGGACTTGAACAGCACAAGATCGCCCGGTTCAAGCTCAGCCTGCAGGAGTTCGTAGGCCTCGTCCACCGTTTCGGTGAAACTGCATTCGTTGCCCCAAGAGCCTTCCTGGATCGCGGAAATGTACAGCGCCCGGGCCTCTCGGCCAACCACCACGAGCCGGGAAATGTTCAAGCGAACCACTTGGGTCCCCACGGCCGTGTGTTCACGAATGGAATCGTCGCCGAGTTCGCGCATCGCGCCCAGCACGGCCCAGGTGCGGCGTCCCTGGCCGAGATCGGCAAGGGTGCGCAAGGCTGCACGCATGGATTCGGGATTCGCGTTGTACGCATCGTTGATGACGGTCACCCCGTCTGCCCGCTCGGTGCGTTCCATTCTCCACCGGCTGGCCGGCGACTGCTCGCTCAGCGAGGCGGCAATGTCGGTCCCGGGGATTCCCGCCGCGAACGCGGCCGCTGCAGCGGCAAGCAAGTTGGTGATGTGGTGAGCACCGATCAACTTG is part of the Arthrobacter methylotrophus genome and harbors:
- the ftsW gene encoding putative lipid II flippase FtsW, yielding MVSTPTRRGPGRTRAAKAAPAGRAAGAARASLPSRIRSGVAGFWSNLEGNGKPTNGSTYYLILGATLALTAIGIIMVLSASSVESIAAGESPYSIATKQGMFAGIGIVAMLVLSRVNVLWLKRFAWPAIVLAVALLMLVLVIGKRVLGNQNWIEIGGFTFQPSEYAKFALVLWMATVLSVKAKLLDKWTHALVPIVPVSFCIIGLIVAGHDLGTSLVVMLIMAAGLFFGGVNLKLFAAAGGVAAAAALILAATSGNRMCRITSWMGQSCAGASDIGFQSEQGMNALASGGWLGVGLGQSRQKYQWIPEAHNDFIFAVIGEELGLVGTIVVLVLFALLAVAIYRVVSHQEDLFARVLGGSIMAWMLGQAVINMAMVAGLLPVIGVPLPFISYGGSALVMSLCGVGVVLSLARAQTASASPSKPRWRLVKPARKRT
- the murD gene encoding UDP-N-acetylmuramoyl-L-alanine--D-glutamate ligase, translated to MGGAAVSAIPETKPSANDRLENLVSWDSEWKGLRVVVTGIGVSGFAAADTLIELGARVVVVDAATSAKAAAQADTLKIVGAADVLLGQDAVKKLPLVDGEKAELVVTSPGWRPDQSLLAAAKRAHVPVWGDVELAWRVRERKGHKTADWLTITGTNGKTTTVGMTEAMLQASGLKAIAVGNVGTPILDALRDPVEYDAFAVELSSFQLHWSESISPVASVCLNVAEDHVDWHGSYESYLADKAKIFKNTQKACIYNAEQIETERMVENADVVEGCRAIGFTTLTPAVSMLGVVEGLLVDRAFLEERKSSAVELAALADLGLAAPRHMVANALAAAALVRAYGVDPAAVREGLRNYLPGDHRIQPVARQNGVLWVNDSKATNPHAASAALSAFRNVVWIAGGLSKGVNYDDLVKGNARRLKAVVLIGSDTADLEASLQRHAPDVPVIGQPKSDTEMVQSADSAGAAAEPSPIFGDTVMAHAVESAASIAVSGDTVLMAPAAASMDQFSSYAHRGDAFIRAVRDLVEGQAQTTEE
- the mraY gene encoding phospho-N-acetylmuramoyl-pentapeptide-transferase, coding for MIALLIGAGVALLVALIGTPLFIRFLVTKGYGQFIRDDGPTSHHTKRGTPTMGGTVVVAAVLISYGVTHLIMWMMNPHSPGPSASGLLLLFLMVGMGFVGFLDDFIKISKQRSLGLNAKAKLILQAFVGIVFAVLVLNFPDSQGITPASTHISLVRDIPWLNLAFGGTVLGAILFVIWSNLIVTAATNGVNLTDGLDGLAAGASIMVFGAYTLMGIWQNNQACGSPREAGSGCYSVRDPLDLALLAAICSAALVGFLWWNTSPAKIFMGDTGSLAIGGAVAGFAILSRTELLLGIIGGLFVLITLSVIIQVGYFKVTKGKRVFKMAPLQHHFELKGWAEITVVVRFWILCGLFVAAGLGIFYAEWVVLL